In Populus nigra chromosome 10, ddPopNigr1.1, whole genome shotgun sequence, the following proteins share a genomic window:
- the LOC133705642 gene encoding uncharacterized protein LOC133705642 has translation MANLIDKDQEWLLNCLNATLDPNQEIRSLAEVSLRQASLQPGFGVALSKVAANKELPFGLRQLAAVLLKQFIKKHWHESEESFEPPAVAIEEKEVIRSLLLPSLDDSHRKMCTAISMAIASIAVYDWPENWPDLLPFLLKLINDRTNVSGVHGALRCLALLSGDLDDTVVPTLVPVLFPCLLTIVSSPQNYDNYLRMKALTIVYSCVSVLGIMSGVYKTEISALITPMLKPWMDQFSVILEPPMQPEDPDNWSLRMEVLKCLNQFVQNFPSLTESEFMVIVGPLWQTFVTSLSVYMRSSIECTEDPYGDRYDSDGAEKSLDAFVIQLFEFLLTVVGSAKLMKVVKNNIKELAYYTLAFLQMTEQQVHTWSRDANQFVADEDDATYSCRVSGVLLLEEVVNSFGSEGIYAIIDAMRERFNESEREKAAGSAAWWRIRESILFALADLSDQLLDAEASGMISVNLGNLVEQIVTIDVGTGVHEYPFLYARIFTSVAKFSSVISHGVLEHFLHAAVKGVGMNVPPPVKMGACQALSQLLPEANKENIQPQLMGLFSSLTDLLHQASDETLHLVLETLQASIKAVREAAVSFESVVSPVVLNTWALYVSDPFLSIDAIEVLEALKNAPGGIHPLVSRILPHIGPILNKPYQQPDGLVAGSLDLVTMLLKNAPSDVIKAIYDTCFDAVIRIVLQSDDHSEMQNATQCLASFISGGREEILSWAADSGFTMRSLLDAASRLLDPGMESSGSLFVGSYILQLILHLPLHMAMYIRDLVTALVRRMQSAQIVGLKSSLLLIFARLVHMSVPHVEQFIDMLIGIPAEGYENSFVYVMSEWTQKQGEIQGAYQIKVTTSALALLLSTRHAELNKVNVLGHLKSAAGITTRSKAKLAPDQWTLVPLPVKILALLADTVIEFQEQAMADDEESDWEEIQGGVAESNDSLLSSAAAPSFGRTTYGQLEAMAKAYNENEEDWDDDDLLSVSDQLNGINLVNYLADFFAKFVHSNRQLFDHLCQSLAQAQRDAIQTLLRC, from the exons atggcAAACCTAATCGATAAAGATCAAGAATGGCTACTCAATTGCCTGAATGCCACTCTCGATCCTAACCAGGAAATCCGTTCCTTGGCCGAAGTTTCTCTTCGCCAAGCCTCTCTTCAACCAG GTTTTGGAGTGGCATTATCAAAAGTTGCTGCGAACAAGGAACTTCCTTTTGGATTGCGTCAG CTAGCTGCCGTACTATTGAAGCAATTTATCAAGAAACATTGGCACGAAAGCGAGGAGTCCTTCGAGCCGCCTGCTGTTGCAATTGAAGAGAAG GAAGTTATACGGAGCCTTCTTTTACCGTCGTTGGATGATTCTCATCGGAAAATGTGTACTGCAATTAGCATGGCTATTGCTTCGATTGCTGTTTATGACTGGCCTGAGAATTGGCCTGATTTATTGCCGTTTCTTTTGAAGTTGATTAACGATCGAACTAATGTGAGCGGAG TGCATGGAGCTCTAAGGTGTCTGGCTCTTCTCTCTGGGGATTTGGATGATACAGTGGTGCCAACACTAGTACCAGTTTTGTTCCCATGCTTGCTTACAATTGTATCGTCACCTCAG AATTATGACAACTACTTGCGTATGAAAGCCCTTACAATAGTTTATTCTTGCGTGTCTGTGCTCGGGATCATGAGTGGTGTATATAAG ACAGAAATCAGTGCCTTGATAACACCAATGCTTAAACCATGGATGGATCAGTTCTCTGTTATCTTAGAACCGCCTATGCAACCTGAAGATCCTGATAATTGGAGCTTGAGAATGGAG GTTTTAAAGTGCTTGAATCAGTTTGTTCAGAATTTCCCTAGCCTTACTGAAAGTGAATTCATGG TGATAGTTGGACCCTTGTGGCAAACATTTGTAACATCTCTAAGTGTGTACATGCGGTCATCAATTGAATGTACAGAAGATCCCTATGGAGATAGATATGACTCTGATGGTGCTGAGAAAAGTCTTGATGCATTTGTCATCCAG ctttttgagtttttgttgaCCGTTGTGGGCAGTgcaaaattaatgaag GTAGTTAAGAATAACATCAAGGAGTTGGCATATTACACTTTAGCTTTCCTGCAAATGACAGAACAACAA GTTCATACTTGGTCAAGGGATGCAAACCAATTTGTTGCTGATGAGGATGATGCTACTTATAGCTGTCGTGTTTCTG GTGTACTTTTGCTAGAGGAGGTGGTGAATTCTTTTGGCAGTGAAGGAATTTATGCTATTATAGATGCCATGAGAGAGAGATTCAATGAGTCTGAACGAGAAAAGGCTGCTGGTTCAGCAGCTTGGTGGCGA ATAAGGGAGTCCATCCTCTTTGCTTTGGCTGATCTCTCAGACCAATTGCTTGATGCAGAG GCATCAGGGATGATCAGTGTGAATTTAGGAAACCTTGTAGAGCAGATTGTCACTATAGATGTTGGAACAG gGGTGCATGAATATCCCTTTCTTTATGCACGTATTTTTACATCAGTTGCTAAGTTCTCCTCTGTG ATCAGCCATGGAGTTCTCGAGCATTTCCTCCATGCTGCTGTCAAGGGAGTTGGCATGAATGT GCCTCCACCTGTGAAGATGGGTGCTTGTCAGGCACTTTCTCAACTCCTGCCTGAAgctaacaaagaaaatattcaGCCTCAACTGATGGGCTTGTTTTCATCTCTCACAGATCTTCTTCATCAG GCATCTGATGAAACATTACACCTGGTGCTTGAAACACTGCAAGCATCTATTAAGGCAG TTCGTGAAGCAGCAGTATCATTCGAGTCTGTTGTCTCACCTGTAGTTCTTAATACATGGGCATTGTATGTTTCTGATCCTTTTCTCAGTATTGATGCCATTGAGGTTCTGGAg GCCTTGAAAAATGCTCCTGGTGGTATTCATCCATTGGTTTCTCGAATTTTGCCGCATATCGGAccaatattaaataaa CCTTACCAGCAGCCTGATGGATTGGTGGCCGGATCACTTGATTTGGTGACTATGCTATTAAAG AATGCTCCAAGTGACGTCATAAAAGCCATATATGATACTTGCTTTGATGCTGTTATTCGAATAGTCCTTCAAAGTGATGATCACAGTGAAATGCAG AATGCCACACAATGTCTGGCTTCATTTATATCCGGGGGGAGAGAAGAAATACTTTCTTGGGCTGCTGATTCTGGATTCACAATGAGAAGTTTGCTTGATGCAGCTTCAAG GCTTCTCGACCCTGGTATGGAAAGCTCTGGATCTCTTTTTGTTGGGAGTTACATTTTGCAGCTTATTTTACATCTACCATTGCACATGGCAATGTATATCCGAGATCTAGTTACTGCTCTTGTTAGACGAATGCAGTCAGCTCAAATAGTGGGGTTGAAAAGTTCATTATTGCTTATTTTTGCTAGATTG GTCCATATGAGTGTTCCTCATGTTGAACAATTTATTGATATGCTGATTGGTATACCAGCTGAAGGCTATGAAAACTCCTTTGTTTATGTGATGTCAGAATGGACTCAGAAGCAAG GCGAGATTCAAGGGGCTTATCAAATTAAGGTCACAACCAGTGCTTTGGCCTTGTTGCTATCCACTAGGCACGCTGAATTGAATAAAGTTAATGTGCTAGGACATCTAAAG TCTGCTGCAGGAATTACCACTCGGTCAAAAGCTAAATTGGCCCCTGATCAGTGGACTTTAGTGCCTCTTCCTGTAAAG ATATTGGCTTTGCTGGCAGACACCGTGATTGAATTCCAAGAACAGGCAATGGCTGATGATGAG GAGAGCGACTGGGAAGAAATTCAAGGAGGGGTGGCAGAGTCTAATGATAGTTTGCTGTCCTCTGCTGCTGCTCCATCATTCGGCAGAACTACATATGGCCAACTTGAAGCAATGGCGAAAGCATATAATGAG AATGAAGAGGATTGGGATGATGATGATCTATTGAGTGTTTCCGATCAGCTCAATGGG ATTAACTTGGTAAATTATCTTGCGGACTTCTTTGCAAAGTTCGTTCATAGCAACAGACAGCTGTTTGATCATCTTTGCCAG AGTTTGGCACAGGCTCAACGTGATGCTATACAGACATTGCTACGATGCTGA
- the LOC133704516 gene encoding uncharacterized protein LOC133704516 — protein sequence MYVTRPLSMYLRDPSALASPPPEGPNSGVLVIQDEEAVPTFCCGFFKSDRVSWGLPFPQNKNLMVRYTQQAGGHQHVHTNRVLFIPVLNQPLSSNQYYVVERKGKHKGEAYINSKEEDMKTCCFCSCISDLKPQPLDPRNIYQQFEIRHRKRGGFAARSVRADGFPPNFLRRKGWRVYTSTSKEFQLNEAPGLNTALRARLPDFNFPLSQKCSTPVVAGKWYCPFMFIKEGTVLKDQMKYSTYYEMTLEQQWEQIFACENMYNEGNTVTVDVAVECEVVTVGGTEAVADQKDVVDGVMWFRSLNRVEGSETSVGLRMEIVERMKWVQGVGGASGDEREARVKRTEVFDGKGKWRKFGCYVLVERFALKRMDGSLLLAYDFRHPHRIRSRWEL from the exons ATGTATGTGACAAGGCCTCTTTCGATGTATCTAAGAGATCCTTCAGCTCTTGCATCACCGCCTCCCGAGGGTCCAAATTCTGGTGTATTGGTAATCCAGGATGAAGAAGCTGTGCCTACCTTCTGTTGTGGATTTTTCAAGAGTGATCGAGTAAGCTGGGGCCTGCCTTTTCCTCAAAACAAGAACTTGATGGTTCGGTACACGCAGCAAGCTGGGGGGCATCAACACGTTCATACGAACCGTGTTCTTTTCATTCCTGTTCTTAATCAGCCATTATCTTCCAATCAATACTACGTGgttgaaagaaaagggaagcATAAAGG GGAAGCTTACATAAACTCCAAGGAAGAGGACATGAAAACATGCTGTTTCTGCTCCTGCATATCTGATTTAAAACCGCAACCTTTGGACCCTAGAAACATTTATCAGCAATTTGAGATTCGACACCGTAAACGGGGAGGTTTTGCTGCTAGATCCGTAAGGGCAGATGGGTTTCCTCCAAATTTCCTGAGGAGAAAAGGCTGGCGAGTGTATACCTCAACTTCAAAGGAGTTCCAGCTAAATGAAGCACCAGGCCTTAACACAGCTCTCCGCGCCCGCCTCCCGGACTTCAACTTCCCACTATCACAAAAATGTTCCACGCCTGTAGTAGCGGGGAAGTGGTATTGCCCTTTCATGTTTATCAAGGAAGGGACAGTACTTAAAGATCAAATGAAATATTCAACCTATTATGAGATGACACTTGAGCAACAATGGGAGCAAATTTTTGCTTGTGAAAATATGTACAATGAAGGCAATACTGTAACTGTGGATGTTGCTGTTGAATGTGAAGTTGTTACAGTTGGCGGGACAGAAGCTGTGGCGGACCAAAAGGATGTTGTTGATGGGGTGATGTGGTTCAGGAGTCTTAACAGAGTGGAAGGATCAGAAACAAGTGTGGGACTGAGAATGGAAATTGTGGAGAGAATGAAGTGGGTGCAAGGAGTAGGGGGTGCTAGTGGGGATGAAAGGGAGGCGAGGGTGAAGAGAACAGAGGTTTTTGATGGCAAGGGGAAGTGGAGGAAATTTGGTTGCTATGTTTTGGTTGAGAGGTTTGCCTTGAAGAGAATGGATGGAAGCTTATTGCTGGCCTATGATTTCAGGCATCCTCATCGCATTAGAAGCAGATgggaattataa